The Dermacentor silvarum isolate Dsil-2018 chromosome 7, BIME_Dsil_1.4, whole genome shotgun sequence genomic sequence AAGAAAAAATACTGGGATCCCTAAAAAATTTACTACAATTGAGCCTCATTATGATTAAGTCACATCTGACAACCAAAATTTTCTATGAGCCCGTATTTGTTACATGCCGACATCGAGAAACATTTTATATTTACTTTGAAATAtcaaataattcgttatatccgataattcaTTATATCCGTGTTCGTTATAGCGACCCGTTTAACTATATTACTGCAAACCAGTTTCGGCACCCAGGAGAAGGATGGGTCAAGACATTGTGACACACTGGCTTGCTCCTTTCTTACATTGCAGCTGCGAAATGCAAGTGCAGGCAGAAGAGATGCGGGCAACATTCTTGTTTATGTTTTTATGAGCAACATAATTACACCAGCTTTGCTGCTATGCGACGTAGCAAATTTGCTCCATGGCATGACAATGCGATAATGTTAAAGATACAAAGCCTTACATTTCGAGGCTAGCTTCAGTATCAAATTCAAATATCTTATAAGCGTTTCCCAATTTTTAAATCTTTTTACATCATCCTTTTACATGAAAAAAGTGTGTGGTATGCATTCTACAACTTTTAAACTATGTGTCAGTCCTTTTTTGAGCTCAGAAATGATGTACAAGCATTATTAGCAGCGACAACTTAGCAGAGTTGAGAAAAACAGGAAGAGCTTTACATAGACGCCATGTTGGAGAACACAAGAACTCATCGACTTGCAGTGTTTTGGCAATACAAATAATGTAGACGCATAAACTGAGGTTTAAGGTAGTGCACGTAAAGGATACGGTATTAGTGATGGCTTCCCCTCGAGCAAGTGTCTGACAAGTTCTCTTTGCCGATGCTCGCTGCGCACAATCTTAGAGGAAGGATTTTTCAGACACGTCTCGGCCAAAGTCTTCATGTTTTGAACTGCAAACAATACAGAGAGAAGGCAAGTGTGCTGAAACTCACAGTTACGATGGCATATGATAGTGCACTCACTGCCCAGGACATTTTACCTTTGCAAACAGAAGAGGTAAGCTTTATTGTTGCACAGCTGACATTCTCACTTATTTTAACAAAAAGAAGGAATGTTCAGCCAATGATGTAATCCATAGAACGGATAACCAATAGTCTATTTGAGCAATAGAATGGGTGAAGATTCAAGCATCCCCTGTGGGGGCTGGCTTAGTAACACTGTTCCCTGTCTCGTCTCCTCTCGGCACACTGCAATTTAGCATGCTACCTTCCTTGCAGTGGCAGCCCAGCTGTGCTCGCTTGTCAAATGAATTTTATGCTGAAAGCCCACAGATGATATGAATCGCTTTCACTGGTGCGATGCAATGAGCTTTCGCACATTGCCGTAACACCAGGACTTGAACCAGCTTGTTTGTGGGAGCATATGACGGCACGTGCTCGGAGCAAGCACTCGAGCATTGAAGCACGTGATGGCCAGAGTGTTGCACGAGCAATGGTGGAAGGGATTAGAAGCGGCCACGTCGGCAGAGGCAAATGGAGCTGagaggaaaagcagggaagaCGCGTTGGCCTAGTTGGGCATCAACACCCAAAGGGACTTTCATGCATACACCGGTCTGTGAGACCCTCCTATCCAGTAGGCAAACACTGTCTCATTTGGCGCAGTGACGTCAGGTTCTGGGGCAATGCCACCAAGCCGCGAGAGCACAGTGCCATGCTAATGAACGCTTAGTAGAGACATTTTACATAATCCGTGTGTGCCCCAGTGCTGTGTACAACTTGTATTTTGTCCTCTTTATGCTTGATTATAAGTTTCTGCGCCATGTTTGTAgccgtttctttttcttgttgctctCGGAGGCGCCTTTGACTCGTACTCCCCAAACCTCATCTGCCTGCTCCCCAAACCTAATCATAACAACTGGCACTGAAAAGACAGTCTCGTACGCTCAAGACTCGCCCAGCCTTCCCACAGAAGCTATATGGCAGGACAGCTTGCTGCAACTTCGAACAGAAGCATCTCGGTGTTGCCACATGATTAGCATCAGGGTCCACTCATCACACACGACAAAAACTTCAATTAGTTAATGTAGTGCATCTTCACTGTGATTCAACATCAGGCAAACATGTTAGCACGGCTAACAAGCAAGAAAGCTCACCAGATCAAGATGTAACACACGTTGTGTTAGCGCAGGAAGTTTAAGAGCTAGGTAGTTTTTGCCTACACAATGCAGCATCGGCAGAGCACTACTGTGCCAGTTACACTTTCTTTTCATATAAAACTGAACAGTGGCTAACACTTGAATCTTTCAAGTTGAACAACCTGAAAACATCTCTCCTTTTTTGGTGAACTGAAGCGACTTGGCCTTTTCGTAAAGATCGTCGACACTCACTGGATGATCCCGGAGTAGCTGTGAGGCCATGCTAAGTGCTACTAGTCCACATCTGAAAAAGTAGACAAAAATTGCGTCACAGTTAGCGTAGGTTAGATCCCACAAAGAAAAAGTAAAGATGTGAGTCGTCTGAAGTGATGTCGGAGATATTTTGCAAACATCACTACATGCAAAATGCCTGTTGGGTGTTACATTGCTCGAGCAGCATGAGTCGTGTCCAGCTTTGGCTTTATGTGTGGATGCGCTGTCTGAAAGCCAGGATCAAATTTGCAAACAGTTCAAACACCCGGCCATTATTGTCCTCCATCCCGCGGTTGTCCGCGGATTGCGCCTGGAAGAATTTCACTGAGCAGGTAACGGAAGCGCACCATCGAAGCTTCATGCACCGTGCCAGTTGACGACTCTGCCGTGTGACGACTCTATTATGACGATCCCGAAAAAAAGGTGTGGGGTTAAACCGTTCCCTTACTGTGGTCCGTCTTGAAGAACGGGTCTTAACGGTGACATCCTGGACACGACGATCGCCTCTTCAGAGCCGGCCGTTATGCGATGAAGTTGCCCTTCAAGCACGCCGAGGACGGCAGTATGTGGTTTGACATCACCGGCGTTGCCCTCACCGCTTCGCCTGTACACTGATAGCGaaggcggtggcggtggtggcggaGGTGGAATAGTTATTTGAGGTGTTTGCA encodes the following:
- the LOC119457943 gene encoding UPF0692 protein C19orf54 homolog; the protein is MQTPQITIPPPPPPPPPSLSVYRRSGEGNAGDVKPHTAVLGVLEGQLHRITAGSEEAIVVSRMSPLRPVLQDGPQCGLVALSMASQLLRDHPVSVDDLYEKAKSLQFTKKGEMFSVQNMKTLAETCLKNPSSKIVRSEHRQRELVRHLLEGKPSLIPYDSDGNFEPCLKHGHTAHWAVLHGICMVLQSSCIEGTLEDITDMDSKCSKIFHIRNIIPEEALLELAQLAESPEASVFVYASQGKSRHVGLWELELLLKSNDNLAHFTPKHDVSEFVVPEGGVAEGLSGQVLLFT